A window of Sporosarcina luteola genomic DNA:
CTCGAGTTTCTTGCTGGCATCAATTAAGATGTCAATTTGAATCCGAAGATTCGTTTGTTCTTTTCACCGACAGGGTCGGCTCCAGAACTTTATTTGTTGACGTTTTGCTGTTCAGTTTTCAAGGTTCGTTGTTTCGCGCTTCTTCAAAAGCGACTTCTCTAATCTACCATCGCTTGCTCTCTGAGTCAAGCACTTTTTAAAATTAGTTTGAAACGTTTTGTTCGAAGCTAAGTAACTAACTCCCTTAGCGACGTTTACTATATTAGCATGGGCTACTTTCATATGTCAACACCAAAAGCAAAAAAACTATATAAAACACTAAATTGGTGAAATGGACTTGATTTAATTGACTTGGAAGTTCCGTTGATTGAAGCGAACGCCGTTACGAAGAACGGCGTTTGCGAGCACAAGCGCAGCGTTGCGAGCAATGTTTTTTGCGACCCTAAGGGAGCAGGATATTGAAGGATGCCTTAATTTCTGCAAAAAACGCAGAAATACGGCAAATCGAACCCTTCGCTGTTCGATTGGCTCACCGCCCGCCGGAAAGCGTCCGCCTTTAGCGCAAATCAACAGTTTTATATCTCCCCATCAGTATTCATTACCAACACGGTAGTCTCTATGAAAGACATATTCATTTTTCGATTCACTTTCCACAATCTGAATGAAACCTTTCTCAATTAAAAACTCAACGAGAACTTCCAGGTTAATTGAATACATCCGTAACTCCTCATGCTCATGAAGCTCCTGTATCGTCCACGTCTCTTTCGTCGACATGACATCCATGATATGCCTTGCTCCGTCCAACGTCCGGTTATGAATGAAGAATTCACTTGCAAGGAATAAGAGCTCCAGCCTTTTCTCTATCGGTTCTTCGCTCATGATTAGTTCTTCATAGAGTTTATAGATTGCCGGATCTATCTTTTTCACTTGGGACCATACAGTCACTTCGGGAGATGATCCCTTTTCAATAACAGTCAGCCTGGCTAGATGATGAAGGGATTGAATCGCATGATGATACGCATCCATATAGTTTTGCTGCTCAAAAAACATTTTTCCTTCCATATACACTCTCACTAATCTGGAAAGCTCGAGTCCCATCTTTATCTTACGGCCATAGAAAGGATACTCCTTCAACTCGTTTTTCAAGCTCTCAACAAATTCGTTGCGGTCAAAGAAAATCTTCCCATAGAACAACCAGTCGACAACTTTCCTTCTTGTCCCGAGCAAAAGCCATTTCCTCAATTGTTTTTCGCTGATGACGTGCATCGCTGCTTTCCCTGTTCCATCCGTATAGTGTTTTGTATATATGGGTGTTTCTTCATTAGATGTAATGATGAGCATGATTTCGTCAAACGTGTCTGTTATCGGATCGCCTGCACCCCTTTTTTCAACAAGAATGACACCCAACGTTTCAGGCGAGCTTGCGCGTTCTTGATAAATCGGTCTAAGAACCTGTTCCATTATGACACCTCCACTTTTATTTCTTTCGACGCGTCTTCTGAAAAACCCTTCATTCAAAATTCGTAAAATATGATGCGTATGGAATTTGTGCTATATTAATTGAGGAACATTCAAATCGTTTCTATAGATGTTCCTCATTCATTACAGTCATTCTAAGGAGGATTATGGATGAAACCTTATAAAAATAAAATAAATCGGATCCGGTCATTTGCGTTATCCCTGATTTTCATCGGGGTCGTCATTATGTATCTCGGGATATTCTTCAGGAAGAATGAAATCATCATGTTGATATTCATGGTACTAGGGCTCCTTGCGATTCTTGGCAGCACGGTCGTTTATGCTTGGATCGGAACCTTGTCGACGAGGGCTGTGCAGATCGTCTGTCCGAATTGCGGCAAAGCGACTAAAATGCTTGGACGCGTTGATATGTGCGGTCATTGCAGAGAGCCACTTACATTGGATCCTTCTTTGGAAGGTAAGGAATTCGATGTGGCGTATAACCGTCCGGAAAGTAAAAAAGAAGCTTCAGAAAAAAAATAACAAAAAACCGGTTCCGTCTTTTAACCTCGGAACCGGTTTTCTTATTTTGCTTTATTGACGCCTGCAGCACATTCAGGACATGTTCCATATACTTCGAGTCGGTGGGAATTCACTTCGAATCCCGTGACATGGGAAGCAAGATGCTCAACTTCTTCAAGTCCGGGATGGTGGAAGTCGACGATTTTTCCACAATTATCACAAATGATATGATAATGATCATGTGTAACAAAATCGAACCGGCTCGACGAATCACCATAAGTGAGTTCCTTTACTAGCCCGGCATTCCGGAAAACACGCAGATTATTATATACGGTCGCAACACTCATATTTGGAAAATCGGCTTCTAACGCTTTATATATTTCATCAGCAGTAGGATGCGTCTCGGAAGAAATGAGAAACTCTAATATAGCATGCCTTTGCGGTGTAATACGCACACCACTTTCCTTCAATGTGACAAGCGCGTCTTTCAAAAACACTTCAGACATCGCCAACACTCCAATCCATAAAGATTACTTCTTTATAATCATTATAATTAGTTTACTGAGAATAGGCATGTTTGTCAACTAAAGTGCTGTTCCATTGGAAAAGAAGACATCTGGTCAATACCCTTTTTCAGTATCGATCAAATTGATTAAGTTCCTATCCCCTTTTTGCCACTTCTCCAGATTTTCCGTGAAAAACTCAAGCGCCCTCTCAATATATTTCCCGGAATGGCTGGAAACATGCGGAGAAATGGTTACATTCGATAAAGACCATAGCTCGCTTTCTATTGGCAACGGTTCCTTTTCAAATACATCTAGCACCGCGTGCCCGATTTCTCCGTTTTTCAAAGCATCCACGAGAATCGATTCCTTTACGAGGTCGCCTCTGCCTAAATTCATGAATATTGCTGACTCCTTCATCGCTTGGAAATGGCTATCCTTGAGCAATTCCTTCGTTTTAGGTGTGCTAGGCAATACGGATACGACAATATCAGCTTCCGGAAGTTTGTTTACAAGCTCTTCGAATTGGATGGTCTCGTCCATGAACTGAGCTGGATCCCCTGAGTGATTGCAACCGATTGTCCGGACTCCGAACGCTTGAAGCAAACGACCGATTTCAGATCCAATCGCCCCTGGGCCGAGGATGAGCGCAGTCGACTTTCGCAATTCCGATTGGCGTAGTTTCGTATTCCATTCTTTCCGTTTTTGCTGCTCCGCTATTGTAGGCAGTGCCCGCCCTAGCGACAGTATATGAGCAAGTGCCGTTTCAGCCATCGGTGTTTTGTGGATTCCACGTACATTGCTAACGATGATTCCTTTTTCTGCAATAGCTGCAAGCGGCATCTTTTCCACCCCAGCGGAAGCAACCATCAGCCACTTAAGGGATGGCGCTCTATCTAGCACCTCTATAGTTATGTCCTCTCCATACGTGACGATGATTTCGAATTCATCGAGCGGAACTTCATCAATCTTCTTATGGAAGCTAAATTGAAATGCGGGAAAATCCGACTCCAATTTATCCATCTGTTCATCCTTGATCTTGAAAGTGAATAAAACATTCATCCCATTTCCCCCTTACGCCTTCTTCGTCAATTGCTCCAATGTCGCAAGCGCTTCTTCAATATGCCCCTTCACTTTCACTTTCCGCCATTCCTTCACTACAGTTCCAGTAGGGTCGATCAGAAACGTGGAGCGCTCGATGCCCATATATTCCTTGCCGAACATTTTCTTTAATTTCCATACACCGTAAGCTTCAGCTGCTTCATGGTTTTCATCCACTAATAACGAAAACGGCAGTCCTTGCTTTTCGATGAACCGTTGATGTGATGCTTCATTATCAGGACTCACTCCAAGAATGACAGCATTCAGATCACTGAAGCTTTGATGCGCATCCCTGAAATCACATGCCTGCGTTGTGCAACCGGGAGTGGCATCTTTCGGATAAAAGTAAAGAATGACATACTTCTCCCCTTCAAAATTACTTAGCGAAACGATTTCACCGTTTTCGTCCGGCAATGAAAACTGTGGCGCCTGCATACCTTCCAACTTTTCCATATCGATCCCTCCAACTTTTTCTTTATACAATCGTACCGGACAACCCGCCTAGTTTCAATTTCTTTGGCGTAACGGCCCAAGTTTGTATAAAATAGAGTGTGTACCGATTTGAACGGAGGAATTAAAATGAACAGAACTAATTCAGAACAAATCTATCAAGAAGCATGTGAACATATCGTCGGAGGCGTAAACAGCCCTTCCCGCGGTTATAAAGCGGTCGGCGGTGGAGCGCCCACAGTGATGGAGCGTGCGGAAGGCGCTTATTTCTGGGATGTTGACGGGAATAAATATATCGATTACTTAGGTGCTTATGGTCCAATCATCACAGGCCATGCTCATCCACATATTACAGAAGCGATTACAAAGGCGGCAACGACCGGGGTTTTATACGGGACTCCTACGAGGCATGAAGTCAAATTTGCTAAGATGCTGAAAGAAGCGATACCTTCCATGGACAAGGTCCGGTTCGTCAATTCAGGAACCGAAGCTGTCATGACGACAATCCGTGTAGCCCGCGCCTTCACCGGAAGGACAAAAGTGATGAAGTTTGCAGGCTGCTACCATGGCCATTCAGACCTCGTACTTGTAGCCGCAGGATCCGGTCCGGCAACTTTAGGAACACCCGATTCAGCGGGAGTCCCAGCATCTATCGCTCAAGAAGTCATCACAATTCCATTCAATGATCCGGATGCTTATAAGGAAGCAATGGAAAAATGGGGAGACCAACTGGCCTGTGTGCTAGTCGAACCTATTGTCGGGAATTTCGGCATCGTCGAACCGAACGAAGGATTCCTTCCACTTGTCCATGAACTTGCGAAGGAAAAAGGCGCACTCATTGTTTATGATGAA
This region includes:
- a CDS encoding nucleotidyltransferase-like protein; this translates as MEQVLRPIYQERASSPETLGVILVEKRGAGDPITDTFDEIMLIITSNEETPIYTKHYTDGTGKAAMHVISEKQLRKWLLLGTRRKVVDWLFYGKIFFDRNEFVESLKNELKEYPFYGRKIKMGLELSRLVRVYMEGKMFFEQQNYMDAYHHAIQSLHHLARLTVIEKGSSPEVTVWSQVKKIDPAIYKLYEELIMSEEPIEKRLELLFLASEFFIHNRTLDGARHIMDVMSTKETWTIQELHEHEELRMYSINLEVLVEFLIEKGFIQIVESESKNEYVFHRDYRVGNEY
- a CDS encoding YgzB family protein, whose protein sequence is MKPYKNKINRIRSFALSLIFIGVVIMYLGIFFRKNEIIMLIFMVLGLLAILGSTVVYAWIGTLSTRAVQIVCPNCGKATKMLGRVDMCGHCREPLTLDPSLEGKEFDVAYNRPESKKEASEKK
- the perR gene encoding peroxide-responsive transcriptional repressor PerR produces the protein MSEVFLKDALVTLKESGVRITPQRHAILEFLISSETHPTADEIYKALEADFPNMSVATVYNNLRVFRNAGLVKELTYGDSSSRFDFVTHDHYHIICDNCGKIVDFHHPGLEEVEHLASHVTGFEVNSHRLEVYGTCPECAAGVNKAK
- a CDS encoding D-2-hydroxyacid dehydrogenase, producing MNVLFTFKIKDEQMDKLESDFPAFQFSFHKKIDEVPLDEFEIIVTYGEDITIEVLDRAPSLKWLMVASAGVEKMPLAAIAEKGIIVSNVRGIHKTPMAETALAHILSLGRALPTIAEQQKRKEWNTKLRQSELRKSTALILGPGAIGSEIGRLLQAFGVRTIGCNHSGDPAQFMDETIQFEELVNKLPEADIVVSVLPSTPKTKELLKDSHFQAMKESAIFMNLGRGDLVKESILVDALKNGEIGHAVLDVFEKEPLPIESELWSLSNVTISPHVSSHSGKYIERALEFFTENLEKWQKGDRNLINLIDTEKGY
- the bcp gene encoding thioredoxin-dependent thiol peroxidase translates to MEKLEGMQAPQFSLPDENGEIVSLSNFEGEKYVILYFYPKDATPGCTTQACDFRDAHQSFSDLNAVILGVSPDNEASHQRFIEKQGLPFSLLVDENHEAAEAYGVWKLKKMFGKEYMGIERSTFLIDPTGTVVKEWRKVKVKGHIEEALATLEQLTKKA
- a CDS encoding glutamate-1-semialdehyde 2,1-aminomutase translates to MNRTNSEQIYQEACEHIVGGVNSPSRGYKAVGGGAPTVMERAEGAYFWDVDGNKYIDYLGAYGPIITGHAHPHITEAITKAATTGVLYGTPTRHEVKFAKMLKEAIPSMDKVRFVNSGTEAVMTTIRVARAFTGRTKVMKFAGCYHGHSDLVLVAAGSGPATLGTPDSAGVPASIAQEVITIPFNDPDAYKEAMEKWGDQLACVLVEPIVGNFGIVEPNEGFLPLVHELAKEKGALIVYDEVITAFRFHYGSAQTLLGTTPDLIAFGKIIGGGLPIGAYGGKKEIMETVAPLGPAYQAGTMAGNPASMLSGIACLEVLQQPGVYEEMDRLGGMLEEGILQLAEKHGITLTINRLGGALTLFFTDVIVENYEQAEQTDGEVFAKFFKLMLKNGINLAPSKYEAWFLTIAHKEEDITHTLEAVDRSFKELSLQMNK